Proteins encoded within one genomic window of Granulicella pectinivorans:
- a CDS encoding putative quinol monooxygenase: MSKFVVIAEFAVVPEHKQEFLDVCVYDHERSTADEPGCRQFDVIVSDEAPDAVILYEVYDDKAAFDAHLKTPHFEVFMEAVKKFGVTTTVVRTLARHHP; encoded by the coding sequence ATGTCGAAGTTTGTCGTGATTGCCGAGTTTGCCGTGGTGCCGGAACACAAGCAGGAGTTTCTCGATGTATGCGTCTACGATCATGAGCGGTCGACAGCGGATGAGCCGGGATGCCGGCAGTTTGATGTGATCGTCTCCGATGAGGCCCCGGACGCGGTCATCCTCTACGAAGTCTACGACGACAAGGCCGCGTTCGACGCCCACCTGAAAACACCTCACTTCGAAGTCTTCATGGAAGCGGTAAAGAAGTTTGGGGTGACGACGACGGTGGTGCGTACCCTGGCGCGTCATCACCCCTAA
- a CDS encoding glycoside hydrolase family 2 TIM barrel-domain containing protein has product MRRTLLLLLLTALPAASQTRTVTPLDAAWRFTQSDPAGASEASFDDKGWQTVDLPHDWSIAGPVAAENKSGQGGGYFPTGIAWYRKTIPAPAAHKETWIAFDGVMANSDVFCNGKLLGHRPYGYVSFHYDLTGCLHAGANSIAVRTDTSQQPASRWYTGSGINRHVRLISTNAVHIAPWGTFVTTPKVSPDSATVHVRTTVQNDSDKPANVTLTISLQLPNGRFVESFAPYRSKPATIAAHSSADLEAELSIPHPELWDLDHPALHTITASIQGDQEKVPFGIREFHFDPNQGFFLNGKHHKIYGAALHTDAGPFGTAVPLAAWERRLTELRKYGVNAIRTAHNPPAPEFLDLCDRMGFLVMDEMFDAWTVAKNPYDYHLYFRAWSLRDTADSVQRDRNHPSIILWSAGNEIHDTPHPEIAIPILKSLVDTFHKNDPTRPVTQGLFRPNVSHDYEDGLADLLDVIGQNYREQEILKAHADKPTRAIIGTENTHVKEQWVAMRDHPEYSGQFLWTGVDYLGESGHWPAIGAGGGLLLTTSEPRPRAFERQSWWTETPMVKIARRVAPAQKNPTDPGYEAPNQPTATRLTPTLLMDWNPVDTTAHTEKVEVYTNADEVELSWNGTSLGTEKRHRDASPIQFRVPYAAGVLKAVARTAGKIVAEDTLRTAGKPTHLALNVAQRAATPIWDDVVFVTATLLDAENTVVPDSTTVIHFATKGPGRIVAVDNGNLLDHESYLAKQRTVYQGSTQAIVGATAGNGSITLTATTEGLPPVSLTLPTAPSPKNLDPRSF; this is encoded by the coding sequence ATGCGCCGCACGCTTCTCCTGCTTCTGCTGACTGCCCTGCCCGCTGCCTCCCAGACACGCACAGTCACGCCTCTCGACGCCGCATGGCGTTTCACGCAGTCCGATCCAGCAGGTGCAAGCGAGGCGAGCTTCGACGACAAGGGCTGGCAGACGGTCGATCTGCCGCATGACTGGTCCATCGCCGGGCCGGTCGCCGCCGAGAACAAGTCGGGACAGGGCGGAGGCTACTTCCCTACGGGGATTGCGTGGTATCGCAAGACCATCCCCGCTCCCGCGGCACACAAGGAGACGTGGATCGCGTTCGATGGCGTCATGGCGAACTCCGACGTCTTCTGCAATGGCAAGCTGCTCGGTCATCGCCCCTATGGGTATGTCAGCTTCCACTATGACCTCACCGGCTGTCTCCATGCTGGAGCGAACTCCATCGCCGTGCGTACCGATACCAGCCAGCAGCCGGCCAGCCGCTGGTACACGGGCTCCGGGATCAACCGGCATGTACGGCTCATCTCCACAAACGCGGTTCATATCGCTCCTTGGGGCACGTTTGTGACGACGCCGAAGGTCTCGCCCGACTCCGCGACTGTCCACGTCCGCACGACGGTCCAGAACGACTCCGACAAACCTGCCAATGTGACCCTGACCATCAGCCTCCAGCTCCCGAACGGTCGCTTCGTCGAATCGTTCGCGCCCTACCGATCCAAACCGGCAACCATCGCGGCACACTCATCCGCCGACCTTGAAGCGGAGCTCTCCATTCCGCACCCCGAGCTCTGGGACCTCGATCATCCGGCCCTTCATACCATCACCGCCAGCATCCAGGGCGATCAGGAAAAGGTTCCCTTCGGCATTCGCGAGTTCCACTTCGACCCGAACCAGGGCTTCTTCCTCAACGGGAAGCATCACAAGATCTACGGAGCCGCCCTGCACACGGACGCGGGCCCCTTCGGCACCGCGGTCCCCCTGGCTGCGTGGGAGCGCCGCCTGACCGAACTGCGCAAGTACGGTGTGAACGCCATCCGCACCGCGCACAACCCACCCGCGCCGGAGTTCCTCGACCTCTGCGATCGCATGGGATTCCTCGTCATGGACGAGATGTTCGACGCATGGACGGTAGCCAAGAATCCCTACGACTACCACCTCTACTTCCGTGCATGGAGCCTGCGCGACACCGCCGATTCCGTCCAGCGCGACCGCAATCATCCGTCGATCATCCTGTGGAGCGCGGGCAATGAGATCCACGACACGCCGCACCCTGAGATCGCGATCCCCATTCTCAAGTCGCTCGTCGACACCTTCCACAAGAACGACCCGACGCGGCCTGTGACGCAGGGGCTGTTCCGGCCAAACGTCTCGCACGATTATGAAGATGGTCTGGCCGACCTGCTCGACGTGATCGGGCAGAACTACCGGGAGCAGGAGATCCTGAAGGCCCACGCCGATAAGCCGACGCGGGCGATCATCGGCACCGAGAACACGCATGTCAAAGAGCAGTGGGTAGCGATGCGCGACCATCCCGAGTACTCCGGGCAGTTCCTGTGGACGGGCGTCGACTACCTGGGCGAGTCGGGACACTGGCCGGCAATTGGAGCTGGTGGAGGTCTTCTGCTGACCACCTCCGAGCCGCGTCCGCGTGCCTTTGAGCGGCAGTCATGGTGGACCGAGACTCCGATGGTCAAGATCGCCCGGCGGGTGGCCCCGGCCCAGAAGAATCCTACCGACCCTGGCTATGAAGCTCCCAATCAGCCCACGGCAACGCGTCTGACCCCAACGCTGCTGATGGATTGGAATCCTGTCGACACAACGGCGCACACGGAGAAGGTAGAGGTCTACACCAACGCTGACGAAGTGGAACTCAGCTGGAATGGCACATCGCTGGGGACCGAGAAGCGACACCGCGACGCAAGCCCCATCCAGTTCCGGGTTCCCTATGCTGCCGGAGTGCTGAAGGCGGTTGCTCGCACAGCGGGAAAGATCGTCGCGGAAGATACCCTCCGCACCGCCGGGAAGCCCACCCATCTGGCTTTGAACGTGGCTCAGAGAGCGGCCACGCCGATATGGGACGACGTCGTCTTTGTTACCGCGACACTGCTCGACGCCGAAAACACCGTTGTTCCCGACTCCACGACGGTTATCCACTTCGCAACCAAAGGCCCGGGCAGGATCGTCGCGGTCGACAATGGCAATCTGCTTGACCATGAGTCGTACCTCGCCAAACAGCGCACGGTCTATCAAGGCAGCACGCAGGCGATCGTAGGCGCGACAGCAGGCAACGGAAGCATCACCCTGACGGCGACGACGGAAGGTCTGCCTCCGGTCTCACTGACACTCCCGACCGCGCCCTCACCCAAAAACTTGGATCCTCGAAGCTTCTAA
- a CDS encoding threonine dehydratase → MRRELLPEIDEIRAAADLVAQYLPQTPQYTWPQINARAGRRVWVKHENHLPVGAFKVRGGLVYMNALRQKLAPGSTVISATRGNHGQSIAVAARENGFRAVIVVPKGNSLEKNAAMRSQGAELIEFGDDFQAATEHAMTLEAEHGWHRVKSVSRHLVAGVATGFLELLTTHPEIETMYVAVGMGSGICAAMAVRDGLGLKTEIVGVTSSAAPATARSFAAGRVSEAETSTRIADGVACRKPDGEAIETMLSGVARLIEVPDEAVEEAMRIYFADTHNVAEGAGAIGLAAVLQDEGAGGVCGTVLSGGNVDSDVFARVLGS, encoded by the coding sequence ATGAGACGCGAGTTATTGCCTGAAATCGACGAGATCCGTGCCGCTGCGGACCTCGTGGCGCAGTACCTGCCCCAAACTCCGCAGTACACCTGGCCGCAGATCAACGCGCGTGCGGGCCGGAGGGTGTGGGTGAAGCATGAGAACCATCTGCCGGTCGGAGCCTTCAAGGTACGCGGTGGGCTGGTCTACATGAACGCTCTGCGGCAGAAGCTTGCCCCGGGCAGCACGGTCATCTCCGCGACGCGAGGCAATCACGGGCAGTCGATTGCGGTCGCTGCCCGCGAGAACGGGTTTCGCGCCGTGATCGTGGTGCCGAAGGGAAACTCCCTCGAAAAGAATGCGGCCATGCGCTCCCAGGGCGCGGAACTGATCGAGTTCGGCGACGATTTTCAAGCTGCCACAGAGCATGCCATGACACTCGAGGCAGAGCACGGATGGCACAGGGTGAAGTCCGTAAGCCGGCATCTCGTCGCGGGCGTCGCCACGGGCTTTCTGGAGCTTCTCACGACGCATCCCGAGATCGAGACGATGTATGTCGCGGTGGGGATGGGATCGGGTATCTGCGCCGCGATGGCCGTGCGCGACGGCCTGGGCCTGAAGACGGAGATCGTCGGCGTCACCTCGTCGGCGGCACCGGCCACGGCGAGGTCCTTTGCGGCCGGGCGAGTGTCCGAAGCTGAGACTTCTACGCGCATCGCCGACGGCGTGGCCTGCCGCAAACCCGACGGGGAGGCCATCGAAACCATGCTCAGCGGTGTCGCGCGCCTCATCGAAGTCCCCGATGAGGCCGTCGAGGAAGCCATGCGGATCTACTTTGCCGACACGCACAACGTCGCCGAAGGAGCCGGTGCGATCGGTCTCGCCGCAGTCCTTCAGGACGAGGGAGCAGGCGGCGTCTGTGGGACCGTATTGAGCGGCGGCAACGTGGACTCGGATGTCTTCGCGCGTGTGCTGGGTTCCTGA
- a CDS encoding alginate lyase family protein, which produces MRLNRREFAGVVSAAWLAPRLFAQTARPNVAAIERERMIRLGTAALDEPVVSVTSLPGVGSPGGKQDYFSTESFRAHRNALRAMCVRVGALAGAYGVTRDDRFAAAAAVALRVWFVDEKTRMTPHLRFARVMPEAAMPETRTTGTPEGIVEGVFLAEVGVAMPFLAASPALTDEDLAGVKVWFTAYRKWLTEPEDDGPRIAALARDLRNHHGSSWMLQATAAAHCVKDDVALADLRHRFQHVTLRAQTVALGNFPAELLTQNPYRNSLFNLDMLAGACELLSSPFESVWDFELQDGPGMRAALAYHFQYIASRPKWPYPADASHFLELPLRRPALLFAARAYTRPEYADLWKSLPADPPEALAESFPIRQPYLWVTKPPFRIVG; this is translated from the coding sequence ATGAGGCTGAACAGGCGAGAGTTTGCGGGCGTTGTGAGCGCAGCGTGGCTGGCACCGAGGCTCTTCGCCCAGACGGCCCGGCCCAATGTAGCGGCGATCGAGCGCGAACGCATGATTCGGCTCGGAACAGCGGCGCTCGACGAGCCGGTCGTGTCGGTCACGTCTCTTCCGGGTGTGGGTTCACCCGGCGGAAAGCAGGATTACTTCTCCACCGAGAGCTTCCGCGCGCACCGCAATGCTCTGCGTGCCATGTGTGTGCGCGTGGGGGCGCTCGCCGGTGCCTATGGCGTTACGCGCGACGATCGATTTGCCGCAGCTGCCGCGGTCGCTCTGCGCGTCTGGTTCGTCGACGAGAAGACGCGTATGACGCCGCATCTGCGCTTTGCGCGCGTGATGCCCGAAGCCGCAATGCCCGAGACCAGGACGACCGGAACGCCGGAGGGAATCGTCGAGGGCGTCTTCCTCGCGGAGGTGGGGGTTGCGATGCCGTTTCTCGCAGCCTCTCCCGCCTTGACGGATGAGGACCTCGCCGGAGTGAAGGTCTGGTTCACCGCCTACAGAAAGTGGCTCACCGAGCCCGAGGACGACGGACCGAGGATCGCTGCGCTGGCCCGCGACCTGCGCAACCATCACGGCTCATCCTGGATGCTGCAGGCGACGGCAGCCGCGCACTGCGTGAAGGACGACGTCGCGCTGGCCGATCTTCGCCACCGCTTCCAGCACGTCACCCTGCGGGCTCAGACGGTTGCGCTGGGAAACTTTCCGGCTGAGTTGCTGACGCAAAATCCCTACCGGAACTCGCTCTTCAACCTGGACATGCTGGCCGGAGCCTGTGAACTCCTGTCGAGTCCCTTCGAAAGCGTCTGGGACTTCGAACTACAGGACGGACCCGGGATGCGTGCTGCCTTGGCTTACCACTTCCAGTACATCGCCAGCCGTCCCAAGTGGCCTTATCCCGCGGACGCATCGCACTTTCTGGAACTGCCCCTGCGCAGACCTGCCCTTCTCTTTGCGGCGCGGGCGTACACACGACCGGAGTACGCCGACCTCTGGAAGTCGCTTCCCGCCGATCCGCCCGAGGCGCTCGCTGAAAGCTTTCCTATTCGCCAGCCATACCTCTGGGTCACGAAGCCACCCTTCCGCATCGTGGGATGA
- a CDS encoding bifunctional 4-hydroxy-2-oxoglutarate aldolase/2-dehydro-3-deoxy-phosphogluconate aldolase, with product MDKIKVLEELKTIGLVPVLRADSVAKALALAEAIAAGGVTVLEITMTVPGAMQVMRTLAETRPDILIGAGTVLDPETARMCILEGAQFVVSPAVNTKTIEMCHRYSIAVLPGGLTPTEVVTAWQAGADVVKVFPASAMGGAAYLKNLKAPLPQVELIPTGGVSLHSAMSFLEAGAFALGVGSDLVDAKAMAEGRPEVVTETARKYLSIVKEFRAKA from the coding sequence ATGGACAAGATCAAGGTTCTGGAAGAGTTGAAGACAATCGGCCTCGTGCCGGTTTTGCGTGCGGACTCGGTGGCGAAAGCGCTGGCCCTTGCAGAAGCGATCGCGGCCGGCGGCGTCACTGTTCTTGAGATCACGATGACCGTTCCCGGCGCCATGCAGGTTATGCGCACCCTCGCCGAGACGCGCCCCGACATCCTCATCGGTGCCGGAACCGTCCTCGATCCCGAGACCGCCCGTATGTGCATCCTCGAAGGCGCTCAGTTCGTGGTCAGCCCAGCAGTCAACACCAAGACGATTGAAATGTGCCACCGCTATTCGATCGCGGTGCTGCCCGGTGGTCTGACCCCTACCGAGGTCGTTACCGCCTGGCAGGCCGGCGCCGACGTCGTGAAGGTCTTCCCGGCCAGTGCGATGGGTGGTGCTGCGTATCTGAAGAATCTCAAGGCGCCTTTGCCACAGGTGGAACTGATTCCGACTGGCGGCGTCTCGCTCCATTCAGCCATGAGCTTCCTGGAGGCCGGTGCGTTTGCGCTTGGTGTGGGCAGCGATCTGGTGGACGCGAAGGCCATGGCCGAGGGTCGGCCTGAGGTCGTCACCGAGACAGCCCGGAAGTACCTGAGCATCGTGAAGGAGTTTCGCGCGAAGGCGTGA
- a CDS encoding sugar kinase produces the protein MGDSAGLHLKAVTDTKFDLVSLGEVMLRFDPGEGRIVGARNFRVWEGGGEYNVARGIRRCFGLRSAIVTALVDNPVGRLVEDLMLQGGVDLSHVLWQPFDGIGREARNGIYFLERGFGVRGGLGMMDRGVTAISQLKPGEIDWDAIFAAGVRWFHTGGVMAALSEGSTEVVREAMQAAGRHGTVVSFDCNYRPSLWKARGGRQGSVDVNRSLMPYVDVLFGHEGDVAATIGPASLSAPWHTLDSYGPMASRVVADFPNIKVIASTVRQAVTANTNNWGAYGWANGQVYEGMKLHDLEILDRVGGGDSFASGLIYGLMEGKGMQWSVHCGVAHGALAMTTPGDSSMATIPEVERLMSGGGAGTQR, from the coding sequence ATGGGGGATTCAGCCGGACTGCACCTGAAGGCAGTGACAGATACCAAGTTCGACCTCGTCTCACTCGGCGAAGTGATGCTCCGCTTCGATCCCGGCGAGGGTCGCATCGTCGGAGCGCGCAACTTCCGCGTCTGGGAGGGCGGCGGTGAGTACAACGTTGCGCGCGGCATACGTCGCTGCTTCGGCCTTCGCTCCGCCATCGTCACGGCCCTTGTCGACAACCCCGTAGGCCGCCTCGTCGAGGATCTGATGCTGCAGGGCGGCGTCGATCTTTCGCATGTCCTCTGGCAGCCTTTCGACGGCATTGGCCGCGAGGCCCGCAACGGTATCTACTTTCTCGAGCGCGGCTTTGGCGTGCGCGGTGGTCTGGGCATGATGGATCGCGGTGTCACCGCCATCTCGCAACTCAAGCCTGGCGAGATCGACTGGGACGCCATCTTCGCGGCAGGCGTTCGCTGGTTCCATACCGGCGGCGTCATGGCGGCGCTTTCCGAGGGCTCAACGGAGGTCGTCCGCGAGGCGATGCAGGCTGCCGGTCGTCACGGCACGGTCGTCTCCTTCGACTGCAACTACCGCCCGTCGCTCTGGAAGGCCCGTGGAGGCCGTCAGGGCTCGGTCGACGTCAACCGCAGCCTTATGCCTTACGTCGATGTCCTCTTTGGCCACGAGGGCGACGTCGCCGCCACCATCGGCCCTGCATCGCTCTCGGCACCATGGCATACGTTGGACAGCTACGGCCCGATGGCCTCTCGCGTCGTCGCCGACTTCCCCAACATCAAAGTGATTGCCAGTACCGTGCGCCAGGCCGTCACGGCCAATACCAACAACTGGGGTGCGTACGGCTGGGCGAACGGGCAGGTCTACGAGGGGATGAAGCTCCACGACCTCGAGATTCTCGACCGTGTCGGCGGCGGCGACTCCTTCGCCTCGGGGCTCATCTACGGCCTCATGGAGGGCAAAGGCATGCAGTGGTCGGTCCACTGCGGCGTGGCCCACGGAGCCCTCGCCATGACCACCCCCGGCGACAGTTCAATGGCCACCATCCCCGAGGTGGAACGCCTCATGTCCGGCGGTGGAGCCGGGACACAACGATAA
- the kduI gene encoding 5-dehydro-4-deoxy-D-glucuronate isomerase translates to MKLYQMADAVRYSRMTTSELRETFLLEGLFKPGLIECAYVDLDRTVIGSAVPTTSPLKLETYPELRADFFLERREIGILNVGGAGSVIADGTTYELSKLSCCYVGRGVKDVQFVSADAENPAYFYLLSYPAHKEFPTAMVKFEELQGLALGSSETCNQRTIYKTIFKDGIKSCQLVMGFTLLAPGSNWNTMPPHTHMRRSEVYFYFDIDPAHRVMHLMGPTDETKHLIVADKEVVVSPGWSIHAGVGTKNYTFCWGMGGENQEYTDMDAASIAELK, encoded by the coding sequence GTGAAGCTTTATCAGATGGCGGATGCGGTACGGTACAGCAGAATGACGACCTCGGAGCTGCGGGAGACGTTCCTGCTCGAGGGGTTGTTCAAACCGGGATTGATTGAGTGCGCCTATGTCGACCTGGACCGCACGGTCATCGGCTCCGCTGTACCCACCACCTCGCCCCTGAAGCTCGAAACCTACCCCGAGCTCCGCGCCGACTTCTTCTTGGAGCGCCGCGAAATCGGCATCCTGAACGTCGGTGGCGCCGGTTCGGTCATCGCCGATGGAACCACCTATGAACTCAGCAAGCTGAGCTGTTGCTATGTCGGCCGCGGCGTCAAGGACGTTCAGTTCGTCTCCGCCGATGCCGAAAATCCAGCGTACTTCTACCTCCTCAGCTACCCCGCGCACAAGGAGTTCCCGACCGCGATGGTGAAGTTCGAGGAGCTCCAGGGCCTCGCCCTCGGCTCCAGCGAGACCTGCAACCAGCGCACCATCTACAAGACCATCTTCAAGGACGGCATCAAGAGCTGCCAGCTCGTCATGGGATTCACCCTCCTTGCCCCCGGCAGCAACTGGAACACGATGCCTCCGCACACCCACATGCGCCGCAGCGAGGTCTACTTCTACTTCGACATCGATCCCGCGCACCGCGTCATGCACCTCATGGGACCCACGGACGAAACCAAACACCTCATCGTCGCCGACAAGGAAGTCGTCGTCAGCCCCGGGTGGTCCATCCACGCCGGCGTCGGAACCAAAAACTACACCTTCTGCTGGGGCATGGGCGGCGAAAACCAGGAGTACACCGACATGGACGCAGCTTCAATCGCGGAGTTGAAGTAG
- a CDS encoding glucose 1-dehydrogenase yields MENTTNVLDLFSLKGKVALVTGSASGLGASIAEALAQAGAKVAVHGNRRAATATAETIGEAAAAFRADLGSTEGAADLFAQAKAHFGHIDILVNNAGTIHREAAEDVALADWQQVLQVNLTGVFQLSQLFARDLIARKAPGKIINIASLLSFQGGIRVPAYAASKGGVAQLTKALANEWAPKGIQVNAIAPGYFATTNTEALQADETRNRQILERIPAARWGQPQDLGGAALFLASAASDYVTGTVLTVDGGWMGR; encoded by the coding sequence ATGGAAAATACCACCAACGTTCTCGACCTTTTCAGTCTCAAGGGCAAAGTCGCCCTCGTCACCGGCTCTGCTTCGGGCCTTGGAGCCTCTATCGCCGAGGCGCTTGCGCAGGCCGGCGCGAAGGTCGCCGTGCATGGCAACCGCAGGGCCGCGACGGCTACGGCTGAGACGATTGGAGAGGCCGCCGCGGCGTTTCGCGCGGACCTTGGGAGTACCGAGGGTGCAGCCGATCTGTTCGCCCAGGCCAAGGCCCATTTTGGGCACATCGATATTCTGGTGAACAACGCGGGGACGATTCATCGCGAGGCCGCCGAAGACGTGGCGCTCGCTGACTGGCAGCAGGTGCTGCAGGTGAATCTGACCGGGGTGTTTCAACTCTCGCAACTGTTTGCGCGGGATCTGATCGCGCGCAAGGCTCCGGGCAAGATTATCAACATCGCTTCCCTGCTGAGCTTCCAGGGCGGGATTCGGGTTCCGGCGTACGCGGCGTCCAAGGGTGGCGTGGCGCAGTTGACCAAGGCGCTGGCGAATGAGTGGGCTCCCAAGGGAATCCAGGTGAATGCGATTGCGCCGGGGTACTTTGCGACCACCAATACCGAGGCGTTGCAGGCGGACGAGACGCGCAACCGGCAGATTCTGGAGAGGATTCCGGCTGCCCGCTGGGGCCAGCCGCAGGACCTGGGCGGTGCCGCGCTGTTCCTTGCTTCGGCGGCCTCGGACTATGTGACGGGGACCGTTCTGACGGTCGATGGCGGATGGATGGGGCGCTAA
- a CDS encoding protein mobD — translation MNAPIIFVSGSKGGVGKSITSMAVLDYLATNHKFLKFVEADTTNPDVWKSYGKVIESEGVDLDDVEGWIHLVNVCDTHPFKAIVVNTPARNNNGVRDHGAILLNALAELGRPLITLWIINRQRDSVDLLKEYMELMPGGVIHVVRNGYFGEERKFELFEKSPVRDAVLQQSGKSLFLPDLADRVTDELYSKRITLGEAAQQLKLGDRTELQRWRSAVGEMLMSIGL, via the coding sequence ATGAACGCACCGATTATCTTTGTCAGCGGCAGCAAGGGAGGCGTCGGCAAGTCGATCACGTCGATGGCCGTCCTGGACTATCTTGCAACGAATCATAAGTTTCTGAAGTTTGTTGAAGCCGATACGACGAATCCAGACGTCTGGAAGTCGTATGGCAAGGTGATCGAGAGCGAAGGCGTCGATTTGGATGACGTCGAAGGCTGGATTCATCTCGTGAATGTGTGCGATACGCATCCGTTCAAGGCGATCGTGGTGAATACGCCGGCACGGAACAACAATGGCGTACGCGATCATGGCGCTATCCTGTTGAATGCATTGGCTGAACTGGGCCGTCCGTTGATTACGCTATGGATCATCAATCGGCAGAGGGACTCAGTGGACCTGCTGAAGGAGTACATGGAGCTGATGCCGGGTGGCGTCATCCATGTGGTGCGGAACGGGTATTTTGGCGAGGAGCGGAAGTTCGAACTTTTTGAAAAGAGCCCGGTGCGAGATGCGGTTCTGCAGCAGAGCGGAAAGAGCCTTTTTCTGCCGGATCTGGCGGATCGCGTGACGGATGAGCTTTATTCCAAACGGATTACGCTGGGTGAAGCGGCGCAGCAGTTGAAGCTTGGAGACCGCACAGAGCTGCAGCGGTGGCGGTCTGCCGTGGGCGAGATGCTGATGTCGATCGGGCTCTGA
- a CDS encoding Crp/Fnr family transcriptional regulator yields the protein MLSVTPTRPVHDCGHCEYRSLRMFCNLDEAALADFNAIGVQTKFLRGETLFREEAPSDAVFVLCSGQVKLSCSSREGRTLILKIAMPGDVLGLGAVISGTRYEVTAETIEPTQLNRIRRDDFLEFLNRHGQGSLHAAKALSEEYKSAFFDARRLALSGSAAGRLAGVLLGWGRAAACKGGEMRFTMALTHEELANLAGISRETVTRTLARFRREKLIQMSGSAMVLLAPEQLEALSA from the coding sequence ATGCTCTCCGTCACCCCAACCCGTCCGGTTCACGACTGCGGCCACTGTGAATACCGCTCGCTGCGCATGTTCTGCAACCTCGACGAAGCCGCCCTCGCCGACTTCAACGCCATCGGCGTTCAGACGAAGTTCCTCCGTGGCGAAACCCTCTTCCGCGAAGAAGCCCCCAGCGATGCCGTCTTCGTCCTCTGCTCCGGACAGGTCAAGCTCTCCTGCTCCTCGCGCGAAGGCCGCACCCTCATCCTCAAGATCGCCATGCCCGGCGACGTCCTCGGCCTCGGTGCCGTCATCTCCGGTACCCGCTACGAGGTCACTGCCGAGACCATCGAGCCCACCCAGCTCAACCGCATCCGCCGCGACGACTTCCTCGAATTCCTCAATCGCCACGGGCAGGGAAGCCTCCACGCCGCCAAGGCCCTCAGCGAGGAATACAAGTCGGCCTTCTTCGACGCGCGCCGCCTCGCCCTCTCCGGCTCCGCCGCCGGACGTTTAGCAGGTGTGCTGTTGGGCTGGGGCAGAGCAGCCGCCTGCAAGGGAGGCGAGATGCGCTTCACCATGGCCCTCACCCACGAAGAACTGGCCAACCTCGCTGGCATCTCCCGCGAGACGGTCACCCGCACCCTCGCCCGCTTCCGCCGCGAGAAGCTCATCCAGATGTCCGGCTCCGCCATGGTCCTGCTGGCCCCCGAACAACTCGAAGCCCTCTCCGCTTAG